One Sulfoacidibacillus ferrooxidans DNA window includes the following coding sequences:
- a CDS encoding L-lactate permease, with translation MRLFDQLLTPVGHSLLSSFLVGFIPIAVVLVLLGIIRTPAWIAALSGLVVGMIVALSIWQVPVHLAFSAMVMGAVFAVWPIMWIVFAAMWLYNISRRTGSFELFRKWMYKNATNDRRLQVLIIAYAFGALMEGIAGFGTPVAIASALLVGLGFPVLEAVVLTLIFDTAPVAFGALGVPIVSLGAVTNLPVAHLSEMVGRQLPLFAFILPFYVLLVMGGWKSLKGAWPAALVGGLSYATTQFLVSNYIGPQLPDVLAAMVALIVLVLFTRLWKPKDSDQFQSYVHQAEIQTAATAEPSITSQSITLDGVQIWKAWAPWILITATVIIWTFLNVASIGVQSIKWPGLNKLVYLTLYHKSYVAVWAFQPLGSGTPIFVAVIITAIVLRTGWKTFWLAAADTWEQLKFPILTVMEIVALAYLYNYSGMAYTLGLAVATLGAFFPFFSGFLGWIACFLTGSDTSSNVLFGNLQVVAAKQLHLSPTLMAATNSSGAVMSKMISPQNVTTGVSTGSLKNQEGKVIRKTFIHSIILTVLLGILVVLQTNVLSFMVPK, from the coding sequence GTGCGCTTGTTCGATCAACTTCTCACGCCTGTTGGGCATTCTTTATTGAGTTCATTTTTAGTGGGTTTCATACCAATTGCAGTCGTTTTGGTGTTATTAGGTATTATTCGCACCCCTGCTTGGATTGCTGCTTTATCAGGTCTTGTCGTGGGTATGATCGTTGCTTTAAGTATTTGGCAGGTACCTGTTCACCTTGCATTTTCTGCAATGGTTATGGGGGCAGTATTTGCTGTATGGCCGATTATGTGGATCGTATTTGCTGCAATGTGGTTATATAATATCAGTCGTCGAACAGGTTCTTTTGAACTGTTTCGCAAGTGGATGTATAAAAATGCAACTAATGATCGCCGACTTCAAGTGCTGATTATCGCATATGCGTTTGGCGCACTCATGGAGGGCATTGCAGGTTTCGGGACACCTGTAGCTATTGCGTCTGCACTTTTAGTAGGTCTTGGATTTCCGGTACTTGAAGCAGTTGTGCTAACTCTCATTTTTGATACGGCTCCGGTAGCTTTTGGTGCGCTCGGTGTTCCAATCGTGTCATTAGGTGCAGTGACCAACCTACCTGTTGCCCACCTGTCTGAAATGGTAGGACGTCAATTACCTCTATTTGCTTTTATTTTGCCTTTTTATGTACTTCTTGTCATGGGCGGTTGGAAGTCATTGAAAGGCGCTTGGCCTGCTGCACTTGTCGGTGGACTGTCCTATGCAACTACGCAATTTTTAGTATCTAATTATATAGGTCCACAATTGCCGGATGTATTGGCAGCCATGGTTGCACTCATTGTTCTCGTACTATTTACACGTTTATGGAAACCGAAAGATTCAGACCAATTTCAATCTTATGTTCATCAGGCAGAAATTCAGACAGCAGCTACGGCAGAACCATCTATAACTAGTCAGTCGATTACATTAGATGGAGTACAAATCTGGAAAGCCTGGGCTCCTTGGATACTGATTACCGCTACTGTAATCATATGGACGTTTTTAAATGTCGCATCCATAGGTGTCCAAAGCATCAAGTGGCCTGGACTCAACAAATTGGTTTACCTGACGCTGTACCACAAATCATATGTGGCTGTATGGGCATTTCAACCGCTAGGGTCGGGCACACCTATTTTCGTAGCGGTTATTATTACTGCGATTGTTCTTCGAACGGGGTGGAAAACTTTTTGGCTAGCTGCAGCAGATACGTGGGAGCAGTTGAAATTCCCTATTCTCACCGTTATGGAAATCGTGGCATTAGCCTATTTGTATAATTACTCTGGGATGGCATATACATTAGGGCTTGCAGTAGCTACCTTGGGTGCATTCTTTCCCTTTTTCTCAGGTTTTCTGGGATGGATCGCATGCTTTCTTACAGGTTCAGATACGTCTTCCAATGTGTTGTTTGGCAATTTGCAAGTGGTAGCTGCTAAACAATTGCATCTAAGTCCTACATTAATGGCGGCTACAAACTCAAGCGGTGCTGTGATGAGTAAAATGATTTCACCGCAAAATGTAACAACTGGGGTGTCGACTGGTTCTTTGAAAAATCAAGAAGGCAAGGTTATTCGTAAAACGTTTATTCACAGCATTATTTTAACCGTACTTTTAGGTATTTTAGTGGTATTACAGACGAATGTTTTATCATTTATGGTACCGAAGTAA
- a CDS encoding FAD-binding oxidoreductase — translation MTPLESARIIRDHIADKLHVEAQIDEELGYALTGQCSPVVLVVPTHEEQITNILCTAYEHKWKVMPIGALTQVEMGFASEAVDIALSLKRLDRVIEYSPTDMTIAVGAGITLTALQEVTRVHGQRLPFDPVCHKEATIGGLIATNVSGPSRALYGSLRDITIGLTVVYPDGQMIRTGGKVVKNVAGYDMTKLFIGSLGTLCVITEVIFKLKPIPQQSDVNLIEVKYNDLAVLITKLRTSDMVTSQFELMSVHELSERDEFLLAVGCDEHVAAAEVQAKRIQSICGAMSLRVTHLTGKAADDYWDSYRTHLAGQRSVIRFTCAPTFIVEIAKEMQVNIDQNVFIGISVTVPIGTGRLYVHPLNESSTLHVLRMCRELLYTYDGSAVIEKAPQTRMTLVDVEPLGVLQDAVKTLTVGIKQTIDQRGILSPGRFVGGI, via the coding sequence ATGACTCCTTTAGAGTCTGCGCGCATCATACGAGATCATATTGCTGATAAACTGCACGTTGAAGCACAGATAGATGAAGAATTGGGATATGCGCTGACAGGGCAATGTAGCCCTGTCGTGCTTGTTGTACCAACCCATGAAGAGCAAATTACCAATATTCTTTGTACTGCCTATGAACACAAATGGAAGGTTATGCCGATTGGTGCTTTGACGCAAGTGGAAATGGGGTTTGCGAGTGAAGCTGTGGATATTGCTCTTTCACTAAAACGACTTGATCGCGTAATAGAGTATTCTCCAACGGATATGACGATTGCTGTGGGGGCTGGGATAACGCTTACAGCCCTGCAAGAAGTTACCCGAGTTCACGGTCAGAGATTACCCTTTGATCCAGTATGCCATAAGGAAGCAACAATAGGAGGTTTGATCGCTACAAATGTCAGCGGCCCATCTCGCGCATTGTATGGAAGTCTGCGCGATATCACAATTGGATTGACAGTTGTCTACCCTGATGGGCAGATGATTCGAACAGGAGGTAAGGTGGTTAAAAACGTAGCAGGTTATGACATGACAAAACTGTTCATTGGCTCCTTGGGAACGCTGTGTGTAATTACAGAAGTCATCTTTAAATTAAAACCGATACCACAACAAAGTGATGTCAATTTAATTGAAGTAAAGTATAACGATTTGGCTGTATTAATTACAAAACTTCGCACTTCAGACATGGTTACAAGTCAATTTGAACTCATGTCAGTACATGAACTATCAGAGCGTGATGAGTTTTTGCTGGCAGTTGGCTGTGATGAACATGTTGCTGCAGCTGAGGTTCAGGCGAAAAGAATTCAATCGATATGTGGGGCAATGAGTCTGCGAGTGACTCATTTGACAGGTAAGGCAGCCGATGATTATTGGGATTCATATCGCACACATTTGGCAGGACAACGGTCAGTTATTCGATTTACATGTGCACCTACATTCATTGTGGAGATTGCTAAAGAAATGCAAGTAAACATCGATCAGAACGTTTTTATTGGTATTTCTGTGACAGTCCCTATAGGTACTGGGCGTCTCTATGTGCATCCTCTTAACGAGTCGTCTACACTGCATGTATTGCGTATGTGTCGAGAGTTATTGTATACGTATGATGGATCGGCAGTGATTGAAAAGGCACCACAAACGAGGATGACATTAGTTGATGTGGAGCCTTTAGGTGTATTACAAGATGCTGTAAAAACACTTACTGTAGGTATTAAGCAAACGATTGATCAAAGAGGTATTTTAAGTCCAGGCAGATTTGTAGGGGGGATCTAA